From one Nitrospira sp. MA-1 genomic stretch:
- a CDS encoding hydrogenase 4 subunit F, whose protein sequence is MPDENDVTLMVLAAPVVAATLSLFIKNIRLLHGLNVMTMVILVVAALVLWATVVRDESFTALGNVVFIDSLSIFILSIVVGIGFSCSIYLWSYFDDEAIQQLVQPHRLWTFFPLYHVFLFAMIVATLANSLGVQWVAVEATTLATVFLITFFKSRESLEAGWKYLILCSVGIALALFGTVLTYYSSIRVLGEENAALNLTSLLPVAAQMDGHVLKLAFIFILVGYGTKIGLVPMHTWLPEAYSEAPAPVTAMLAGVLETVAVYVLLRSKSIVDQAVSPGFTGNLLILIGLVSFGTAALFILIQRDYKRLFAYSSIEHMGLAMLGFGIGGPLGTFGGLWHLLNHALAKSLGFFAVGNIFRRYRTRQIHEVQGMAKVQPITAIVFLAGGLALVGMPPFSLFNSELLVITSLAQMTFQFDSFHLGRFLTITVSHEIRSLGIIMIIVLFAVALFGGFIYRLTGMVWGTPPAGVRQGEAWHIGQLPLALSVFALVWMGFSLPTQVEALLQRATDVVIGR, encoded by the coding sequence ATGCCGGACGAGAACGATGTGACGCTGATGGTCCTGGCTGCGCCGGTTGTCGCCGCAACACTCAGTCTATTCATCAAAAATATTCGTCTGCTTCACGGCTTGAACGTGATGACTATGGTCATCCTGGTGGTAGCCGCTCTGGTTCTTTGGGCAACCGTAGTTCGTGATGAATCCTTCACGGCACTCGGAAATGTGGTGTTTATTGACAGCCTCTCGATTTTCATTCTCTCAATCGTGGTGGGTATTGGTTTTTCCTGTTCGATTTATCTGTGGTCGTATTTTGATGATGAGGCTATTCAACAGTTAGTTCAACCTCATCGTCTCTGGACTTTTTTCCCTCTGTATCACGTATTTTTGTTTGCCATGATCGTCGCGACCCTGGCGAACAGTCTGGGTGTGCAATGGGTTGCCGTAGAGGCGACGACCCTGGCAACGGTCTTCCTCATTACATTTTTTAAAAGCCGGGAAAGCTTGGAGGCCGGATGGAAATATCTCATCCTTTGCTCGGTCGGTATTGCCCTCGCTTTGTTCGGAACGGTCCTGACCTATTATTCGTCAATTCGTGTGCTTGGGGAAGAAAACGCCGCATTGAATCTGACCAGCCTGTTGCCCGTGGCTGCTCAGATGGATGGACACGTCCTTAAGTTGGCTTTCATCTTTATTCTGGTCGGGTACGGCACGAAGATTGGTCTTGTCCCGATGCATACCTGGTTGCCTGAGGCCTATAGTGAAGCGCCGGCCCCGGTCACAGCTATGCTGGCCGGAGTCCTGGAAACCGTTGCGGTGTATGTCCTCCTGCGGAGTAAATCCATCGTGGATCAGGCCGTCTCACCGGGATTTACAGGGAACCTCCTGATCTTAATCGGATTGGTCTCGTTTGGGACGGCAGCGCTGTTTATCCTGATTCAACGCGATTACAAACGGCTTTTTGCGTACTCCAGTATCGAGCATATGGGATTGGCCATGTTGGGGTTTGGTATTGGGGGACCACTAGGAACCTTCGGTGGGCTATGGCATCTCCTCAACCATGCCTTGGCTAAATCGCTGGGATTTTTTGCCGTCGGCAACATTTTTCGCCGTTATCGAACCAGACAGATTCATGAGGTCCAGGGTATGGCCAAAGTCCAACCCATTACCGCAATCGTCTTTCTAGCCGGTGGCTTGGCTTTGGTGGGCATGCCCCCGTTTTCACTATTTAACAGTGAGCTGTTAGTGATCACTTCACTGGCGCAAATGACCTTTCAATTTGATTCGTTTCATCTGGGGCGATTTCTAACCATCACCGTCTCACATGAAATTCGGAGCCTGGGAATCATCATGATCATTGTTCTGTTCGCGGTGGCTTTATTCGGAGGATTTATCTACCGGCTGACCGGCATGGTATGGGGCACCCCACCTGCAGGGGTCAGGCAAGGGGAGGCCTGGCACATCGGGCAACTCCCACTTGCCTTATCGGTCTTCGCCTTGGTGTGGATGGGATTTTCTCTTCCCACCCAGGTTGAAGCTCTCTTACAACGGGCCACCGACGTGGTGATAGGAAGATAA